The DNA sequence ATCATGAGATCAAACAATCTGCTATTCTTGTCCTCATCTGAAATTAGCTCAGTACACTGCAAGAGACAAACCAAGATGTCAATAGATGATCCGGAACATTGCCCCTTAGCGTGTGTGGCTGTGTGTgagagtgtgtgtgtgagagagaaagagagagaacataAAGCTTACTTATATAAATACGAAACAATGCCCAGGATAACGCAAAGGAGAATAATGTCGATGAAGAAGTTTCGGCTGGATCTTATCttcatttgaaaaaggaaacataGCAACTAATTAGAACAAGGCCTCTCTTTTAACATGATAGAAACTTCAGTAACTAGAATTGGTCTTCTCTTATGTAAGAGATCACCTTGAACAGAGTCTCCTTAAGTCTGACATTTGTATTTTTAAGGTCGGATGTTGCTCTGTCCACCTAAATGGAACAAGAAAGCAAACTCGCTATTTGATTGATACTCCAAGTAAGTTTCAAAACATGTGGTTTTGAATGAAGCAACGAAGTTCTCACCTTAGTATCGATCTCATCCACTAAAGGAACTTGTCTATCCAACTCCTGAACATAAAAACATAATTAGTCTTTCATTGCTTCGttttcccaaactatttttgtaTTCAACAAAACAACCTCATTCATATCATGGGCCAGATTCTTCAGTGTATCTAATCCTTCTGATATCACATCAAGACCTTCATCCTGTGGAAAGACCGAAAcatcataaaaaagaacaagagcAGGCCACGAACTTCAAATTATTTGTAACTGATTCGAGAAGAAACTAAGGAAGCAGTCTTACATGCCTGTTTCATCTTCCGCATTTCAAATTCTCGCCTAAATTGGCTTGATTCTTCACTTTGTTGGAAGAAACCATCATTCAAATGTCCATCTGAACAGGCATGGAATGAAAGCAACTATGAGAAACCACTGTCTTAGGTAGCAATTGGGTAGAATAAATTGCATCAGTGGTCTAACAACCTGAAGAGTCAAACTTGATGTTGTTCTCATGAGATGTCGAAGCAGACCATCCTCCAGATTGTTTGCGTGGTGCAATTGTCCCATCAGGTATGGATTGAACTCTTTCTTGTAGTGCAAGAACCAGATCATTCCGAGTCAGCAGGTCATCTTTAGACAGCCCTTTAACCTAATAATAGAGTATCCCGAGTAAAACTTACAATTACCACCAAGCTTTACTCATGTGGATAATGATATACAAGGCAAGAAACGAACACTGAAGAAATTGTAACCCATATGCATTGTCTCTCTACCACTATCATCGAGCCACAATGCCCGGTACAAGCACCACAAAGAAAACTATTTGAACAGTTTTCCCTTCCATTTCTATTTCCTTGCCATTATAAGTGCTATGTCCTGTCATTGTGCATTCTGATTTAGAGACATTGTTGATAATTTCAATGTGTTTTCTGCAAGTCAGGACTTAAGTTGAGGAACATCCAAGAAAGAATAACAATGTCATTCTCATGGTCTCACACAGAAAATAACAATGTTATTCTTGCCTCTTTTGCTCTGGCATTCGATAGACAGAGCTTTTTCACATGGAATTTTGTTGAATTAAGGATAACCAAAAGGAAACAAACTTCATCCCAAGTTAAATCGGGACAACACTGGACCAAGAGGGAAGTGAACCAACCTATACAGACAGTCACTATACGATCAAATAAGCATAGCATCTGTCGGGAACTATGACCgctttacttgtttttttttttttttggtaaggatgaCCACTTTACTTGTTCGTAGCTTCTTTATTCGTTATAGTTCATTTGCGAATGACCGAGTCAACATTGAGCATATGGACTTCATCCATGCATGTAAGTGCGGACACTTGACCAGGTCGGCGTATGAAACACAATTTGCTGAACTATCACCAAATTGCAGATTCGAGGCATAAAGCTACAAATCCACAATAAGGCTGGAGGTACTAATGAATCCTTCTTATGAATGATGTTTCAATTCATGCCATAAACTTCTGATTAGCACCATAAACAGTATGATCCAAGAAAGAAGCGGTtggtttttgtcaaaatatccAACAAGCAGGTGATATGCCTAATTAATAGAAGAACACCTCATCTTCAAACACAAAAGCATTCGTATAAAAGCTGCTGGAAGTTACCTTCTTTTGAGCCAACTTGTGCAGCTTAGCTATTTCCTCCATCAACCGGGCCTTCGTCCTCCGGATCTCGGCGTTCAGAGCCGCCGAGGAAGCCCTGTTTGTCTCCACCACGGCCCTCTCAGATTTCTGTCCACATTCACAGATGTAAACGGCAAAATTAAACACCCTTTGCTAGACCCACTTGATCTTTACCGGACATAACGGTAACCAAAGCACGCATTGCCAGCTCGAGTACTATCCTTCTCAGAGAATTCGATGAACATTTACCATGCTGAAAATTCGGTTTCCCTAAACAGTGTAGGATATGAAACTGTGCCAACCCATTTTACGTCTTTTCCGAAATCATGTGTTCCATGTCTAGCAGTTCAACATGTCAATGTCAAGATACCGTCTTTCAGCGCTGAGAAGGAACTCACAATACCTCGAGGGCGGCATCGAGGTCGGACTCGACCGCGGAGTAGAGGCGGGCGAAGGCGTCGTCGCCGTAGGCATTCTGCTGCTTCTCGATATCATACTTGTCGTACCTCTTGCAAATGGCGTCGACCCTGAACCGGATGTCAATGacgctcatcttcttcttcttcttcttcttcttccctaaGCTTTCTCCACGCGAATGGAGGATAGAAGACGCAAGCTCAAGGGGGGCGACCTGTGGAAAGCTCGCGACGGGACAATGGCGTTTCCTGGGTGGCGAGACGAGGGGTCCACCGCGAAGAGCGGGCTGTGGACGGAAGGAGAGACCTACCGTCGCTTTTCATGGCGGGTTCAGCTCCTAACCGTTTGTTCACAAGGCGGTCGTTTCACTTCCATCAACCCCAAATTTATCATTTCAAGGTATTCATTTACTTATGGCTCAAAAAGGAGGAACCAAGAGATATCGATTTCATATGAAGATGACGAAAACGTATCAATTTGACTGaagatttgaggaaaaaaaaagtaaatttctaaatgatttgataagacaaatttaaaattgtcaggTTTTTTAGTTGCCAACCGACGGTCTTTGCTAATTACAAATTAGACGAGGAATGGTCATACTTCACCGGTGAAAAAATCTTGCATATTTTCTTAAAGAAAGCTATTATCAACAGCTTGATAATACTGTTATTATTTATGATCCaacgattttttaattaatgagtgttttatgcaaaacatgtgaTGATGATGTATGGATCTACGATCAGAAATGACTTAGACTGTCATGGAGGCATTTACCTTTCCCAAATGAATAGAGATGTTAGacacattttcttaaaatttcctaattttcggaGAAATGTGTTTCCCAATTAGATATATGAATTTGGTGAAATTGAGCATTAAGAGGCACAATAATGTGTGGATGAGAGATGCAACTTTAAATCCTACGCATATGTGAGGATGTTACTTGCAAATTTAACCTCATTGACACGCCACCACCCCCTTTGGCCCGACCATTTCCGGCGCCTCCTTGGCAACGTCACCATTCCTTGCCCGATCAACCTCGGATCACGGCCATGGAAGCAACCGCTGGCTTGTGTCTCTCTCTAATCAAACCATCAAGGCGCGGTCCAGGCTAACCACTATCATTGACCTCTACTTCGAGGTCGACAGTGGTCTTGTGTCGCCCTCAAATCTACTAGAAATAAACGATGTcaagcattttttttatcaacatatgaaaaattatatgcTGCACTCTTCCAGCGGAAGTATCTTCGATATACATGAACATAAATTAAGTGAAAACATAATAAGAAAGTGGGTCGATCACAAAAGTAAAGTTATGCTTCGTTAAAGATAATACTATACTTTGCAACTATAGGTAAACCGATATTGAACACCGATTTTGATTAGTAGAAGAGATTTAGGACCGCGACATAATTtaaggagaaattttttttcttacggATATTTAAGGGGGGTGCGGAAGTGAAGATCCGACTATTAAAGGCCCATGAAATATCGTGCAAACATTTTGGTTagaaatacattattttttaaattaaattaagagCTATCGAGTCgaattaaatttaacaaaatttcacagcaaaaacaaaaaaaaagattgtctTTCCAAAGTAAAATAATGGTATGGTATTGCTCCAAATATATTCATGTTGACGTATTTGTAGTGTATAATGTTTATATGATCTtatagtggtggtggtggtggcgggcCGGCCGGCGGCACATGCACAGGCGATCGGTCAAGTCTCTCCACACtccgaccccccaaaaaaaggaaaaaattcttCACTCTGACATAATTCATATATATTTCATTATTTCTAAAGAAAGTTATCAACTTTCAATCTATTTCAGCCAACATTTAAATTGCCTCCAAATAATTGACTTCATGCTAAAACTCTAGAAATCCCCTAGCAACTCTCTcatcaattgaatttttccttccaaaataaTTGGATTGAGCCAGTTCCACCCTAGAACCAATAATCGGACTTGATCAATCGGTCTTGGTCACCTTCtcaaattggaccaatccgACTTGGGATTTtggcaatttctttttgtttactctttgaaaaaatgaagaataaaaaatatattccgATCCGAACCAATTCGGACTATTTGGCTATGCACCTGAAGCCGAAAATCGGACCGATTATTTCTGGTAACCAAATCGGTTCCCTCGAAAAACCCCCGGACTCGGCATGTTCGGTCCGATTCCCACGCGCACACCCTACACGTAAGGGCCTTCAACTACCCCCACTTTCTATTATTTTGATTCACGTTCATAGTGTTTGTATAAATACGTATTTTATATATTTAGTGCTTGATTTATTATTGATGTGAAATTGTCAAAGTGTTTCCATAGCAACTGCATTTGTATCAAATCGTATATGTCGACTCGATTGTA is a window from the Rhodamnia argentea isolate NSW1041297 chromosome 8, ASM2092103v1, whole genome shotgun sequence genome containing:
- the LOC115738202 gene encoding syntaxin-71-like, translating into MSVIDIRFRVDAICKRYDKYDIEKQQNAYGDDAFARLYSAVESDLDAALEKSERAVVETNRASSAALNAEIRRTKARLMEEIAKLHKLAQKKVKGLSKDDLLTRNDLVLALQERVQSIPDGTIAPRKQSGGWSASTSHENNIKFDSSDGHLNDGFFQQSEESSQFRREFEMRKMKQDEGLDVISEGLDTLKNLAHDMNEELDRQVPLVDEIDTKVDRATSDLKNTNVRLKETLFKIRSSRNFFIDIILLCVILGIVSYLYNVLS